Proteins found in one Ptychodera flava strain L36383 chromosome 16, AS_Pfla_20210202, whole genome shotgun sequence genomic segment:
- the LOC139152864 gene encoding uncharacterized protein, with translation MTLRLPNDKLQDLLDALPTWLQRQTCTKRELLSLIGTLSFACKCIPAGRIFLRRMLDLSVTVQALNSTVILSSEFRLDAKWWCDFLPTWNGTASFLEPNWTLSRDLDLFTDASDAEIQNAGTRGTSTTHASTAAPATIAPDMRQLMTLATAYIHNSVAENTRRTYQVGQTCYANFCSSYGLRATPITVRAAILFVTNLADRGLAYKTIKVYLAGAMHKHVELGYEDDVTTHALLQRTLQGIRRSIGDVRRPRLPITINVLRHLKESLRSWEGLCDHDKVMLWASFTLAFFGFLRVSEFTAAGPLQFDPATTLLAQDIVLSSVLEVRLKSSKTDPYRRGYVLRIAPTGTSVCAVNAFAKYRRSHCLTNTAVPVFQFADGTWLTRQRLTHYLRKLLVHSGIESAELYTTHSFRSGAATTAAEAGLPDWLIKTLGRWRSDAYQST, from the exons ATGACATTGCGGCTTCCCAATGACAAATTACAAGACCTCCTCGATGCTCTCCCGACCTGGCTACAGCGGCAAACATGCACAAAACGAGAGCTACTCTCCCTCATCGGCACCCTCAGCTTCGCGTGCAAATGCATTCCAGCTGGCCGCATATTCCTCCGTCGTATGTTAGACCTCAGTGTGACAGTTCAAGCACTCAATTCCACcgtcattttgtccagtgaattCCGCCTCGACGCGAAGTGGTGGTGCGACTTCTTGCCAACGTGGAATGGTACTGCCTCATTCCTGGAGCCAAACTGGACCTTATCCCGCGACCTGGATCTATTCACCGACGCCTCCG ATGCCGAGATTCAGAACGCTGGCACCCGAGGCACAAGCACAACCCACGCCAGTACCGCAGCACCTGCGACCATTGCACCTGATATGCGGCAACTGATGACGCTGGCCACGGcctacattcacaacagtgttGCTGAAAACACGCGACGCACATACCAGGTAGGCCAGACATGCTACGCCAACTTCTGCTCATCATACGGACTACGCGCAACGCCCATCACGGTTAGGGCGGCAATCCTATTTGTCACCAATCTTGCAGACCGGGGCCTCGCGTATAAGACTATCAAGGTGTACCTTGCGGGGGCAATGCACAAGCACGTCGAGCTAGGCTATGAAGACGATGTCACCACCCATGCGTTGCTGCAGCGCACGCTACAAGGGATCCGGAGGAGTATCGGTGATGTGCGCCGGCCGCGTCTGCCAATCACAATCAACGTACTTCGCCACCTAAAGGAGAGCCTACGATCGTGGGAAGGCCTGTGTGATCACGACAAGGTCATGTTATGGGCAAGCTTCACCCTCGCCTTCTTCGGATTCTTGAGAGTGAGTGAATTCACTGCGGCTGGGCCACTGCAGTTCGACCCAGCCACAACGCTGCTTGCTCAAGACATAGTGTTGAGCAGTGTACTAGAAGTGAGACTGAAATCCTCTAAGACTGACCCGTATCGACGTGGGTACGTACTCCGCATTGCGCCAACCGGGACATCTGTCTGTGCGGTCAACGCCTTTGCAAAATACCGACGATCACATTGCCTTACGAATACAGCGGTGCCGGTCTTCCAATTTGCTGATGGCACGTGGCTCACGCGTCAAAGGCTGACGCACTACCTGAGAAAGCTGCTCGTGCATTCAGGGATTGAAAGTGCGGAACTATATACCACACATAGCTTTAGAAGTGGTGCTGCCACAACCGCCGCCGAGGCTGGCCTACCAGATTGGCTAATAAAGACCCTAGGACGATGGCGGAGTGATGCGTACCAGTCTACATAA